The following coding sequences are from one Rhineura floridana isolate rRhiFlo1 chromosome 2, rRhiFlo1.hap2, whole genome shotgun sequence window:
- the LOC133378186 gene encoding fibrinogen-like protein 1-like protein isoform X3 encodes MLLYSVFCLCFLIYFSSASTKDELLPKIGNKHMVTNKDAASLINAQKSQIYAEYFARDCRAAYHRGRKQSGLYVIRPKYSPLLVVYCEMEYDGGGWTVLHRNDVNQKTAWSQTWSSYKYGFGDLMGNHWLGNEYMHLLTNQNPFSARFVITNRNGETKYAEYQSVKVDSENSGYALRLGNYSGNAGDALTTIGESGIHDNMGFSTQDQDNDRRAGTNCALDNGGGWWYDNCYSGLLTSHIFWKGLCSDSKPCTLASIMIRPNGKNCNIPSRY; translated from the exons ATGCTACTTTACTCCGTTTTTTGTCTGTGCTTTCTCATTTATTTCTCATCAGCTTCAACTAAGGATGAGCTGCTCCCCAAAATTGGCAACAAACATATGGTGACAAACAAGGATGCTGCCTCCCTGATAAATGCCCAAAAATCTCAGATTTATGCAG AATATTTTGCAAGAGACTGCAGGGCAGCTTACCACCGTGGCAGGAAGCAAAGTGGCCTGTATGTCATCCGCCCCAAATACTCTCCCTTACTGGTCGTCTACTGTGAAATGGAGTATGATGGGGGTGGCTGGACAGTCCTGCACCGAAACGATGTCAACCAAAAGACAGCTTGGTCACAGACATGGAGTTCTTATAAATATGGCTTTGGGGACCTGATGGGAAACCACTGGCTTGGCAATGAATACATGCACCTCTTAACCAACCAGAACCCCTTCTCGGCACGATTTGTCATAACCAATCGTAATGGGGAAACTAAGTATGCCGAATACCAGAGTGTTAAAGTGGATAGTGAAAATAGTGGTTATGCCCTGAGGCTAGGGAACTATTCAGGGAATGCTGGAGATGCACTGACCACTATAGGTGAATCAGGAATCCATGACAACATGGGGTTTTCCACCCAAGACCAGGATAATGACCGGAGGGCTGGTACGAACTGTGCATTAGATaatggtggtggctggtggtatGATAACTGCTACTCAGGCCTCCTAACCAGTCACATTTTCTGGAAGGGATTGTGTTCAGACTCTAAGCCCTGTACATTAGCATCCATCATGATTAGACCAAATGGAAAAAACTGCAACATACCTTCAAGATATTAA
- the LOC133378186 gene encoding fibrinogen-like protein 1-like protein isoform X2 — translation MRAVVTPAGGAFFRPCNLASKKAVTNKVPKMLLYSVFCLCFLIYFSSASTKDELLPKIGNKHMVTNKDAASLINAQKSQIYAEYFARDCRAAYHRGRKQSGLYVIRPKYSPLLVVYCEMEYDGGGWTVLHRNDVNQKTAWSQTWSSYKYGFGDLMGNHWLGNEYMHLLTNQNPFSARFVITNRNGETKYAEYQSVKVDSENSGYALRLGNYSGNAGDALTTIGESGIHDNMGFSTQDQDNDRRAGTNCALDNGGGWWYDNCYSGLLTSHIFWKGLCSDSKPCTLASIMIRPNGKNCNIPSRY, via the exons GTTCCAAAGATGCTACTTTACTCCGTTTTTTGTCTGTGCTTTCTCATTTATTTCTCATCAGCTTCAACTAAGGATGAGCTGCTCCCCAAAATTGGCAACAAACATATGGTGACAAACAAGGATGCTGCCTCCCTGATAAATGCCCAAAAATCTCAGATTTATGCAG AATATTTTGCAAGAGACTGCAGGGCAGCTTACCACCGTGGCAGGAAGCAAAGTGGCCTGTATGTCATCCGCCCCAAATACTCTCCCTTACTGGTCGTCTACTGTGAAATGGAGTATGATGGGGGTGGCTGGACAGTCCTGCACCGAAACGATGTCAACCAAAAGACAGCTTGGTCACAGACATGGAGTTCTTATAAATATGGCTTTGGGGACCTGATGGGAAACCACTGGCTTGGCAATGAATACATGCACCTCTTAACCAACCAGAACCCCTTCTCGGCACGATTTGTCATAACCAATCGTAATGGGGAAACTAAGTATGCCGAATACCAGAGTGTTAAAGTGGATAGTGAAAATAGTGGTTATGCCCTGAGGCTAGGGAACTATTCAGGGAATGCTGGAGATGCACTGACCACTATAGGTGAATCAGGAATCCATGACAACATGGGGTTTTCCACCCAAGACCAGGATAATGACCGGAGGGCTGGTACGAACTGTGCATTAGATaatggtggtggctggtggtatGATAACTGCTACTCAGGCCTCCTAACCAGTCACATTTTCTGGAAGGGATTGTGTTCAGACTCTAAGCCCTGTACATTAGCATCCATCATGATTAGACCAAATGGAAAAAACTGCAACATACCTTCAAGATATTAA